A genome region from Arthrobacter agilis includes the following:
- the fliQ gene encoding flagellar biosynthesis protein FliQ, with the protein MDTNAVLDIGLAGIWAAAKLSAPVLLTALVVGFAISLLQSITQIQEVTLSFVPKAAAVCVALLICGHWMIAEMISFTHEMFERIPGLLGGG; encoded by the coding sequence CTCGCCGGCATCTGGGCCGCCGCGAAACTCTCCGCGCCCGTCCTCCTGACGGCCCTCGTGGTGGGATTCGCCATCTCGCTGCTGCAGTCCATCACCCAGATCCAGGAGGTCACGCTCTCGTTCGTGCCGAAGGCCGCCGCCGTGTGCGTCGCCCTGCTGATCTGCGGCCATTGGATGATCGCCGAGATGATCTCGTTCACCCACGAGATGTTCGAGCGCATCCCGGGCCTGCTCGGGGGCGGCTGA